A region of the Kribbella sp. NBC_01245 genome:
ATGCGGAGTGACTATTTGGATAGCGGAAGGGAGGGAGTGGGGGGCTCCGGGGAGGGCGGAGTGGGATTGGAGGATGGCTTGGCAGGTTCGGCGGAGGTCGGTGGGGAGGTCGTGGTGGAGGACCGCCGAGAGGTGGCCGGAGGCCAGTAGGCGGGTGTTGTCGGCGTCTAGGTCGTGGGCGATGAAGACGGCGCAGTCGCGGCCGAGGGTGGTGAAGGCGTTGACGATGGCCTGGTTGGCGCCGCCGATTGAGTAGACCGCTACCAAGGCCGGGTCGGCGTTCAACGCCGACAACGCGAGGGCGTGCATGGTTTCGTCTAGGCCTTCGGTTTCGGGGAGTTCGACCAGGCGGCGGGATGGGGCGAAGCGGCGCATGGCCGTACGGAAGCCCATTTCGCGTTCTTCTTCGCCGCGGAAGGACTCGCGGCTGAGGGTGACCAGGACGTTGCCGGGGCGGGGGCCGAGCCATTGGGAGATGAGGTACGCCGCGGTGGTGCCGGCGGCGCGGTTGTCGATGCCGACGTACGCCGAGCGGCGACTGGTCGGGAGGTCGGTCACCAACGTGACGACCGGGATGCCCGCCGCCACCAAACGGTCGACGGCCGCGACAATCGAGGGGACGTCCGGCGCCTTCAACACCACGCCGTGCGAGCCGCGGCGGCGGATGCGGTCGAGGGCGCTGACGAGTTCGAGCGCAGTCGCCGTCTCCGTGAGGTCGAAACGCGCGCGGATCATCGCCGGTCGCAGGCCCGGGAGCTCTGCTTCGAGTGCGGCACGTACGGCGCTCGAGAATCGCGCGGGTGCCTGCATCACGAGGTCGATCACGAAGGTGCGGCCGCCTAGGCGGATCTGGGATTGCTGGCGTTCGAGGTCGACGATGGCCTGTTCGACCTGGCGACGGGCGCGCACACTCACCCCGGCGCGGCCGTTCAGCACGCGGTCGACGGTGGTCTCGCTCAGACCGGCCTGTACGGCGATGTCGCGGATGCGGAAGGGCCTGCCCACGTCGTACCTCCGGAGCATAGAGAATGACGGGTTTTTGGTGGATTTCCGAGCTCCCAAAACCGCCTGTCGCGACTCAGGCTAGTGCCACAACCAAGACAAGGAGATGGCGCAGATGCGAGTTGAGGATTGCCGGGTCGAGGACCTGGTCGAGGTGGTCAGCGTGAAGACCGATCTCGCCGACTATCCGATGGCGGCTGGGGTCGAGCAGGAGGTCCTGGTGTACGACGCCGCCCAACTCACCAAAGACGCAAAAGCCGAACTAGCGCGGGCGCTCAAGGACGGCCCGGGCATCTTCGTCATCAAGGGGGCCTTCGGCAACGACGAGGTGGAGGCCGTCACCAAGGAGTTCCAGGGCATGATCGCGGACCAGCGCGCCGCCGGGCAGCAGGCCGGGGACCACTTCGCGAAGCCCGGCGCCAACGACCGCGTCTGGAACGCCCTCGAAAAGCTCGCCCTCAGAGCGCCCGAGGCGTTCGCGAACTACTACAGCAGTGATGTGCTCGCCACCGTCGCAGAGGCCTGGCTTGGACCGGCGTACCAGGTGACGTCGCAGGTGAATGTGGTCAA
Encoded here:
- a CDS encoding LacI family DNA-binding transcriptional regulator, with the protein product MGRPFRIRDIAVQAGLSETTVDRVLNGRAGVSVRARRQVEQAIVDLERQQSQIRLGGRTFVIDLVMQAPARFSSAVRAALEAELPGLRPAMIRARFDLTETATALELVSALDRIRRRGSHGVVLKAPDVPSIVAAVDRLVAAGIPVVTLVTDLPTSRRSAYVGIDNRAAGTTAAYLISQWLGPRPGNVLVTLSRESFRGEEEREMGFRTAMRRFAPSRRLVELPETEGLDETMHALALSALNADPALVAVYSIGGANQAIVNAFTTLGRDCAVFIAHDLDADNTRLLASGHLSAVLHHDLPTDLRRTCQAILQSHSALPGAPHSLPSAIQIVTPHNVPTHLP